In Anoplopoma fimbria isolate UVic2021 breed Golden Eagle Sablefish chromosome 15, Afim_UVic_2022, whole genome shotgun sequence, the genomic window ACAATAtgatacatgaacacaaacaagccaatattcatattgtatattgtttgtgtgtgtgtgttaggccGCCTACAGTCTACAATCTGATCTGTCTGTGGGGTACCTCTGTCATCAAGCCCTAAACTAatcactctctctgtcctggATTTAGGGAGGAAGGGCAACACTAGATCCACCTGAAATGGGTAACATCTGTATTCCATCCCTACAGTTTAAGAAACAATCGTTGACAGTGGAGGTATTCTTGGTTAATGTTGAGTACTACTTCCAGGTACTATCATGTCAATACAACCCGCTGATAAGCACAGAAAAAGTTGTTAACTCACCCATTTCAGAGATGACACCAACTGCCATATTGGTGACATCAGATGTACAGCAAGCGTGTGTTTCTTCAGCAGCCGGGTCTTCATACCGGCTGAGCCCAGTCACTTTGTTGACATAAACTATCTTTCCCACAGATGTATCGTAGTGATGAAGCCAGTCCCCTGATGTTGTATCCTCTTGACTTTCAACCAGTACAGGATTTTCACGACAACCTTGGACTGGCTCAGGATTCAGTGCAGTGTCGCAGTGATTCTCGTTGTTATTGCCGTCTTGGCTGCCATCATTACCACTACTGAGACAGGTATTGTCCTGGTGTGgtaatacatttgaattttcTGTCCTGTGTTGTTTGAAATGGAAGAGTTTAGCTGCCAAAGATATTTTGCCTGTTTTCGGCACTGGGACTGGTTTTAACTTGGCGAATGCTGAGAGGTTTAGAGGGCTTTGGAGGCTGCtgcatttctcttctttttctgtttctttcacaCCACCATCTTGCTGGTCTTTCTGGCAAACAGACACATTCTGGGAATTCAAAACAAAGCCGTCTGTCTGAGGAAGTCTAGTATTATTCTCTAGAGAGTGTAATTTCAGTTCATCAGCTTGACCATATACTCTTCTAAACTTCTCAAGGGATCCAGACTCCTTACATAAAGACAACTTTTGACAAGTTGAAATTCTGTGAATCTTTGAGGGAATTATGTTGTCGGATGGTTTCTGACTGGTTCTGTCATGGCCTGCGCACAGTGAGATTTTGCGTTTTGATGCAAAGGATCTCTCTTCACATTTCTGCACTATAACTTGTTGCTGAAATACTGACTTGTTGATTTGGGACAGGTCCTGCGTCTGCGGATTTTCATGAATGTATGGATCAGACAGGCTGATCCTTTTGTTCCTTATTAAAGTAAATTCTGGTCCTCCTGCACCCGGGCAGTCAGGTAATATTTGCTCAATACTGTTTAAATCAGGTTGAATTTGTTGATAGATGCGGTCTAGTGGAATCACACTGCTGGTGGAGGTAGTAGTGTTTAATGGGATCTCTTTTTCTGTTGGGGGTTCCAGTTTTTCACTTTCTATTTGTCTGACTGAATTTGACAAACACAACACCTGAGTGCCTTCCCCATCTTCACAAAAAGTaggctcctcttcctcagtaaTGCTATTATCAGATGTAGGTTCAAGTCTAGCCTGATCACACAGTGGTTCAGATCTAAATTCTTTGTTTATGCTTTCTTCACTATTTATCTTTTCCAATTCATTTGCAGTTATCTTTTGCTCTTCTTCAGTCTTGTCATTGCATTCTGTCTGACCACACTGCTGACTTACATTGTCCTCATATACACATTCATCTTTGCGTTTTCGATGAACAGGATCAGATGCCAGTTTCATTCCAAAAGTGCAATCTAGCGAGGAAGCTCTGCTAGTTGCTTGGCCGCCGTAGCCCGTGTTATGCCCCTCTTTGTCAGTGTCAGTGCCAAACAATTTGGGATCGTCCAAGTCATCGTGAGAAAGCACAGCCACCAAGTTCTCTTTGGTCAGGAAAGCTTTCGCTGCCTCCTCTATACACAGCAAAAGTCCATCCCAATCTTTGAACTCTATCAGAGTTTTGGCAGGCTCAAGACATACGTCATACTCTGAGTAAGGGCACTTGATATTGATGACGTATACTCCATGCAGTTCTTGGCTTCGTTTGTGCTTTGGACTCCTGATGGCGGACTCCCTGTCTGGACTGTTCAGTCTGCGAAGGAGAAAGTTCAGGAGCTTGTGTATCCTTGTTTTCAGGAGCAGTCTGTCATTCACATACAAGAACTGTAAGCTGTTATTGTAGTGGCCTTCTCTGCCAATGTAACCGAGCACTTCAAACTGTCCACGTCTGTAGCTGATTTCTCCAAGAGTCTGTGCTCGCCCGAGGCCGTGTATCTGAACGAACCGGTGGTAGGTGTTTCTGGCTTTAGGAAGCTGCACCATCATGGCTCCTGTGCAGTCGTTCTTCAGGGTGAAAGACACAGCGGGATGCATCAGGGAGACGGCCTCCACCCTGTGTCTGATCCTCTCACCCTCCAGGACGGcatccatcctcttcctccGGACTGGCATGTTGTGGAGGAAGTCACAAACCACAACAGTCGTCCCCGAGGAGGGCCGAGCGGTCTCTGCTTCAAACACATCCATGCCCTTGCCGTCCTTGAAGATCTTCACGTGGGTTTTCACTGATGATCTGGTCCTGGTTGAGATCTCCACCAGTTTGGAGAGAGAGACGACACTGGCCAGGGCTTCTCCTCTGAAGCCAAACCACCTGAGGTTGTCCAGGTCTTCCACAGAGCTGCATTTGCTTGTGTGGTATCTGTTTCCCACTTGCTCCACATCCTCTTCATTGATCCCAGCCCCGTTGTCCACCACCTGGACCCTGAAGGCCTCCATGTCCACCCTCACCCCCACACAGGTGGCCTCAGCATCGATGCTGTTCAGTGTGAGCTCCTCTACACACTGCTGCATGGAGGGGAGGGCGACCCCGGAGCGGAGCTTCCCCTGCACGTCTCCAGGCAGACACTTAATCATGGTCTTAATGGTCCCTACAACTACACAGTAACGTTAATC contains:
- the mlh3 gene encoding DNA mismatch repair protein Mlh3 isoform X1; its protein translation is MIKCLPGDVQGKLRSGVALPSMQQCVEELTLNSIDAEATCVGVRVDMEAFRVQVVDNGAGINEEDVEQVGNRYHTSKCSSVEDLDNLRWFGFRGEALASVVSLSKLVEISTRTRSSVKTHVKIFKDGKGMDVFEAETARPSSGTTVVVCDFLHNMPVRRKRMDAVLEGERIRHRVEAVSLMHPAVSFTLKNDCTGAMMVQLPKARNTYHRFVQIHGLGRAQTLGEISYRRGQFEVLGYIGREGHYNNSLQFLYVNDRLLLKTRIHKLLNFLLRRLNSPDRESAIRSPKHKRSQELHGVYVINIKCPYSEYDVCLEPAKTLIEFKDWDGLLLCIEEAAKAFLTKENLVAVLSHDDLDDPKLFGTDTDKEGHNTGYGGQATSRASSLDCTFGMKLASDPVHRKRKDECVYEDNVSQQCGQTECNDKTEEEQKITANELEKINSEESINKEFRSEPLCDQARLEPTSDNSITEEEEPTFCEDGEGTQVLCLSNSVRQIESEKLEPPTEKEIPLNTTTSTSSVIPLDRIYQQIQPDLNSIEQILPDCPGAGGPEFTLIRNKRISLSDPYIHENPQTQDLSQINKSVFQQQVIVQKCEERSFASKRKISLCAGHDRTSQKPSDNIIPSKIHRISTCQKLSLCKESGSLEKFRRVYGQADELKLHSLENNTRLPQTDGFVLNSQNVSVCQKDQQDGGVKETEKEEKCSSLQSPLNLSAFAKLKPVPVPKTGKISLAAKLFHFKQHRTENSNVLPHQDNTCLSSGNDGSQDGNNNENHCDTALNPEPVQGCRENPVLVESQEDTTSGDWLHHYDTSVGKIVYVNKVTGLSRYEDPAAEETHACCTSDVTNMAVGVISEMGMEYRCYPFQVDLVLPFLPKSRTERVISLGLDDRDESVERSNSLKSLYSKWNNPVFVCPPTVGVDISSGQADGLAVKIHNILFPYRFSKAMIHSMKVIHQVDKKFLACLINTKDEESAALTETEGNLLVLVDQHAAHERVRLENLIADSYEDDPDAPGERRLCSSTILPPLEISVTEEEQRLLRSCEAHLRSLGLEVKFSQAANPQALIGKVPLCFMEKESNELRRGRQSVIKPIVKEYLQEQIELLRSTGRVRGTLPLTVLKVLASLACHGAIKFNDSLSRDECCSLVASLSSCQLPFQCAHGRPSIAPLVDTLHLDKDEKVLQKPNLQKLRRMYKAWELYGNR
- the mlh3 gene encoding DNA mismatch repair protein Mlh3 isoform X2 gives rise to the protein MIKCLPGDVQGKLRSGVALPSMQQCVEELTLNSIDAEATCVGVRVDMEAFRVQVVDNGAGINEEDVEQVGNRYHTSKCSSVEDLDNLRWFGFRGEALASVVSLSKLVEISTRTRSSVKTHVKIFKDGKGMDVFEAETARPSSGTTVVVCDFLHNMPVRRKRMDAVLEGERIRHRVEAVSLMHPAVSFTLKNDCTGAMMVQLPKARNTYHRFVQIHGLGRAQTLGEISYRRGQFEVLGYIGREGHYNNSLQFLYVNDRLLLKTRIHKLLNFLLRRLNSPDRESAIRSPKHKRSQELHGVYVINIKCPYSEYDVCLEPAKTLIEFKDWDGLLLCIEEAAKAFLTKENLVAVLSHDDLDDPKLFGTDTDKEGHNTGYGGQATSRASSLDCTFGMKLASDPVHRKRKDECVYEDNVSQQCGQTECNDKTEEEQKITANELEKINSEESINKEFRSEPLCDQARLEPTSDNSITEEEEPTFCEDGEGTQVLCLSNSVRQIESEKLEPPTEKEIPLNTTTSTSSVIPLDRIYQQIQPDLNSIEQILPDCPGAGGPEFTLIRNKRISLSDPYIHENPQTQDLSQINKSVFQQQVIVQKCEERSFASKRKISLCAGHDRTSQKPSDNIIPSKIHRISTCQKLSLCKESGSLEKFRRVYGQADELKLHSLENNTRLPQTDGFVLNSQNVSVCQKDQQDGGVKETEKEEKCSSLQSPLNLSAFAKLKPVPVPKTGKISLAAKLFHFKQHRTENSNVLPHQDNTCLSSGNDGSQDGNNNENHCDTALNPEPVQGCRENPVLVESQEDTTSGDWLHHYDTSVGKIVYVNKVTGLSRYEDPAAEETHACCTSDVTNMAVGVISEMDESVERSNSLKSLYSKWNNPVFVCPPTVGVDISSGQADGLAVKIHNILFPYRFSKAMIHSMKVIHQVDKKFLACLINTKDEESAALTETEGNLLVLVDQHAAHERVRLENLIADSYEDDPDAPGERRLCSSTILPPLEISVTEEEQRLLRSCEAHLRSLGLEVKFSQAANPQALIGKVPLCFMEKESNELRRGRQSVIKPIVKEYLQEQIELLRSTGRVRGTLPLTVLKVLASLACHGAIKFNDSLSRDECCSLVASLSSCQLPFQCAHGRPSIAPLVDTLHLDKDEKVLQKPNLQKLRRMYKAWELYGNR